A part of Carassius carassius chromosome 4, fCarCar2.1, whole genome shotgun sequence genomic DNA contains:
- the LOC132139886 gene encoding phosphoinositide-3-kinase-interacting protein 1-like: protein MKMCQLLYFVFLLSSCLVNVLSVVEECITSNGEDYRGMQQKTSTGNICLNWKSLNSQSDVGDHNFCRNPDGSEKPWCYVSGSDGVTRKEACDIMTCQDQNSTEATAPDEFVPTQGLTPRMVESFENTQVEGVAVQPVKGVHQQVRSGPKKKKDLGTLGYVLAVFMMAIIILLGGGITIGFFYKRGRDLKKQHEQRVYEREMHRITLPLSAFANPTCELVDENTIIISAEPINQTPTQEPVEGADPLMGTAGTPGA, encoded by the exons ATGAAAATGTGTCAGCTGCTGTACTTTGTGTTTCTGCTGAGCTCTTGTTTGGTGAATGTTTTGTCTGTTGTTGAAG AGTGTATAACTTCTAATGGAGAAGACTATAGAGGAATGCAGCAGAAGACATCCACAGGGAATATCTGCCTCAACTGGAAGAGTCTAAACTCTCAGTCAG ATGTTGGAGATCACAATTTTTGTCGTAACCCAGATGGTTCAGAGAAGCCCTGGTGCTATGTCTCCGGGTCCGATGGCGTGACCAGAAAAGAAGCGTGTGATATTATGACATGCCAAG ACCAAAACTCCACAGAAGCCACAGCTCCAGACGAGTTTGTCCCCACTCAGGGACTCACCCCAAGAATGGTAGAGTCCTTCGAAAACACGCAGGTGGAAGGTGTGGCGGTGCAGCCCGTGAAGGGAGTCCATCAGCAGGTCAGGAGTGGACCCAAGAAGAAAAAAGACCTTGGGACTCTTG GTTATGTTCTCGCTGTCTTCATGATGGCCATTATCATCCTGCTTGGAGGTGGCATCACAATAGGATTCTTCTACAAACG GGGTCGTGACCTCAAGAAACAGCACGAGCAGCGGGTTTACGAGCGGGAGATGCATCGCATCACTCTTCCCCTCTCTGCCTTTGCCAATCCCACCTGCGAGCTGGTGGACGAGAACACCATCATCATCTCGGCTGAACCAATCAACCAGACCCCCACTCAGGAGCCGGTCGAGGGAGCCGACCCTCTTATGGGGACAGCGGGAACCCCTGGAGCTTGA